One Saprospiraceae bacterium DNA window includes the following coding sequences:
- a CDS encoding CHAT domain-containing protein: protein MARIICLKDKEPYKALEVLDSCSAQVRAWRQPKSFYDYRSLCGLFLEEFFICKEYIEDFVRGKTALMNAYDIFISNLNGREDAIASFLFFQHGNNFVRLEDFDSAKRLFEEGLEYSHTHNAPKVAKYSDVAGFYMGIDSLDKAEQLLREGLGRQGMSEEDLVFVKLTLAECLEKKGKHDEASEMNKEAESQIAVSSDRDVKRKTPQFQYSICENYALIANGKDNCEGAINWYDKAIAVAHGYGATPKRQLAFFYKEKGNVLLNCGRYEEAIASFQSAFEIIQSVASKSSDDGPKLKAENILYKVQLGKAQAFMALGKPEEALQCYELVPLVETKLLESHLYESSSLRALENSRPRTNVAMDLAWGLYEHTHAPNYAQRAFLLSELTRNNLLLKTMRVARTSYQLPDSIRQLEYELRIKTEWHKRQIDELTAQKEISKEEEAKLQRLNDAWGQLKNQQEVFRSRLAKEIPGYENLLKEVKPLEAAQAAALLRPDQALLNYFLTDSTAYIFLVDAKGSLQWEKSALPLGFRDSIMQGFIARLANYFKYKNNRRVADEHNRWLKNTAADLYQLLVAPMEPHIGPHVKSLVVAPDDVLAFLPFEILLLKKSTADWANLPYLIKDYSISYAYSATVLERQQHNTHEHSQIKRTPCVGFAPTYKVGTRDPQTDSLLNTISGMEELVKTAKARFGGEAFVGDEANETQFFKIAPLCRILLFAMHGFANEEYPELSRLIFGNPQKDSSDYNVLYTNKLQRAYLPIDLAVLNACYSGYGKLHKGEGVYSITRALTSAGVPATLMSIWELHGASSPALVDAFFHHIKDGLAKDLALQQAKLAFLANPTNESRQHPAFWASLLATGDMSPLQF, encoded by the coding sequence ATGGCCAGAATAATCTGCCTGAAAGACAAGGAGCCATACAAAGCGCTGGAAGTATTGGATTCCTGCTCGGCGCAAGTGAGGGCATGGCGCCAACCAAAGAGTTTTTATGATTATCGGAGCCTATGCGGGCTTTTTTTGGAAGAGTTTTTCATTTGCAAAGAATACATCGAGGACTTTGTGAGGGGGAAAACAGCTCTGATGAATGCCTACGACATATTCATATCCAACCTCAACGGACGCGAGGATGCTATCGCCAGCTTTTTGTTCTTCCAGCATGGGAACAACTTTGTCCGCTTGGAAGACTTTGACAGCGCAAAAAGACTTTTTGAAGAAGGCTTGGAATATAGCCACACACACAATGCTCCGAAAGTCGCCAAATACAGTGATGTCGCGGGGTTTTACATGGGTATTGACAGCCTTGACAAAGCAGAACAATTGTTGCGCGAGGGCTTGGGACGTCAAGGAATGTCGGAAGAAGACCTGGTGTTTGTGAAATTGACCTTAGCAGAATGCTTGGAGAAAAAAGGAAAGCACGATGAAGCATCTGAGATGAATAAAGAGGCAGAATCGCAAATTGCGGTTTCTTCTGACAGAGATGTGAAAAGAAAGACACCACAATTCCAATATAGTATTTGCGAAAATTACGCGCTCATCGCCAATGGCAAAGACAATTGTGAGGGTGCAATAAATTGGTACGATAAGGCTATCGCCGTTGCTCATGGGTATGGTGCAACGCCGAAACGCCAGCTGGCTTTTTTTTACAAAGAGAAAGGCAACGTCCTGCTCAATTGCGGGCGATATGAAGAAGCGATAGCCTCTTTTCAATCCGCCTTTGAAATCATTCAGTCGGTGGCAAGCAAATCGTCCGATGATGGCCCCAAACTCAAAGCGGAGAATATCCTTTACAAAGTTCAGTTGGGCAAAGCCCAAGCCTTTATGGCGCTCGGCAAGCCAGAAGAAGCACTTCAGTGCTATGAGCTTGTTCCATTGGTGGAAACAAAACTTTTGGAAAGCCATCTGTACGAGTCATCCTCCCTGCGCGCGCTCGAAAACAGTCGCCCCCGCACGAACGTGGCGATGGATTTGGCTTGGGGGCTTTATGAGCACACCCATGCGCCCAACTATGCCCAGCGGGCTTTTCTTTTGAGCGAACTGACCCGAAACAACCTACTCTTGAAAACGATGCGGGTGGCAAGAACGTCGTATCAATTGCCTGACAGCATTCGCCAACTTGAATACGAGCTGCGCATCAAAACCGAATGGCACAAGCGCCAAATAGACGAACTAACAGCCCAAAAAGAAATAAGCAAGGAAGAAGAAGCGAAACTCCAACGATTGAACGACGCATGGGGCCAACTCAAAAACCAACAAGAGGTCTTCCGCAGCCGCCTCGCCAAAGAGATACCCGGCTATGAAAATCTCTTAAAAGAGGTGAAACCACTCGAAGCCGCCCAAGCCGCCGCCCTCCTCCGACCCGACCAAGCCCTGCTCAATTATTTCCTCACGGACAGCACGGCCTATATCTTTTTGGTGGATGCCAAAGGCTCGCTCCAATGGGAAAAATCCGCGCTGCCGCTTGGCTTTCGCGACTCCATCATGCAAGGCTTCATTGCTCGCTTGGCCAACTATTTCAAATACAAGAACAATCGCAGAGTGGCGGACGAGCACAATCGTTGGCTCAAAAACACCGCCGCAGATTTGTATCAATTGCTGGTCGCACCCATGGAGCCGCACATTGGCCCGCACGTCAAGTCGCTGGTGGTGGCACCCGACGATGTGTTGGCATTTTTGCCTTTTGAGATATTGCTCCTCAAAAAATCAACAGCGGATTGGGCCAACTTGCCCTATCTGATAAAAGATTACAGCATCAGCTACGCTTATTCGGCCACAGTGCTCGAGCGCCAGCAGCACAACACACACGAACATAGCCAAATAAAGCGAACCCCTTGCGTAGGTTTTGCGCCGACGTACAAGGTGGGCACACGCGACCCCCAGACCGATAGCCTGCTCAACACCATCTCGGGCATGGAAGAACTCGTGAAAACCGCGAAGGCGCGGTTTGGTGGCGAGGCCTTCGTCGGGGACGAGGCCAACGAAACACAGTTTTTCAAAATTGCGCCCCTATGCCGCATCCTGCTTTTTGCCATGCACGGGTTTGCCAACGAGGAATACCCCGAATTGTCGCGCCTCATATTCGGCAACCCACAAAAAGACAGCTCGGACTATAACGTGCTATACACCAACAAACTACAACGCGCTTACCTGCCCATTGACCTCGCGGTGCTCAACGCCTGCTACTCCGGCTACGGAAAACTGCACAAGGGCGAAGGCGTGTATAGCATCACCCGCGCCCTCACCTCGGCAGGCGTGCCAGCCACCCTCATGAGCATCTGGGAACTGCACGGGGCCTCCTCGCCTGCGTTGGTGGATGCCTTTTTCCACCACATCAAAGACGGACTGGCAAAGGACCTCGCGTTGCAGCAGGCCAAGCTCGCTTTTTTGGCCAACCCGACAAACGAATCAAGGCAGCACCCAGCCTTTTGGGCCAGCCTGCTCGCCACAGGCGATATGTCGCCGCTCCAATTTTGA
- the pckA gene encoding phosphoenolpyruvate carboxykinase (ATP), translating into MQELGLKNPLANLEELGLKNIKAAYWNLSPEELVEHSICKGMGQLADSGALVIYTGEFTGRSPDDRFIVKDSITANKVNWGKVNLPFDSRKFDALWRRCCNYLKKKEIYVRDVRANASANPDYHLPIRVITEYPWSNQFANNMFLRPERSELTTFDPRWTVLCVPGFKAHPERDGTRKHNFAIVNVKKRRLLIGGTGYTGEIKKGIFSVINFVLPTRAKNALPMHCSANVGLDGDIALFFGLSGTGKTTLSADPNRPLIGDDEHAWADGEVFNFEGGCYAKTIDLTEEKEPDIYRAIRHGAILENVKFFEGTRKVDYADRTITENTRVSYPIHHIENAVSPSRAEGDPKNIFFLTCDAYGILPPISRLTPEQAMYYFISGYTARVAGTEVGVKEPKSTFSACFGAPFLPLHPAKYADLLGKKLRKSKAKVWLINTGWSGGAYGEGNRIKLAYTRAMITAALNGYLDGVHYEKHEIFGMMMPTSCPNVPSEILNPRNTWASKSEYDKKANQLAEEFVKNFEKYADQAKAEILNAAPKVLEKA; encoded by the coding sequence ATGCAAGAACTTGGACTTAAAAACCCATTAGCCAACTTGGAAGAACTCGGCCTCAAAAACATCAAGGCCGCCTATTGGAATCTCTCCCCCGAAGAACTCGTCGAACACTCAATATGCAAGGGAATGGGCCAACTGGCCGATAGCGGTGCCCTTGTCATCTATACCGGCGAATTCACCGGTCGCTCGCCCGACGACCGCTTCATCGTGAAAGACAGCATCACCGCCAACAAGGTAAACTGGGGCAAAGTCAACCTACCCTTCGACAGCCGCAAGTTCGACGCGCTCTGGCGCCGCTGCTGCAACTATCTCAAGAAGAAAGAAATATATGTCCGCGACGTGCGTGCCAACGCAAGCGCCAATCCCGACTACCACCTGCCCATCCGCGTAATCACGGAATACCCCTGGAGCAACCAATTCGCCAACAATATGTTCCTGCGCCCCGAACGCTCGGAACTCACCACTTTCGACCCCCGCTGGACGGTGCTCTGCGTACCCGGCTTCAAGGCTCACCCCGAACGCGACGGCACCCGCAAACACAATTTCGCCATCGTGAACGTGAAAAAACGCCGCCTGCTCATCGGTGGCACAGGCTACACCGGCGAAATCAAAAAAGGCATTTTCTCGGTCATCAACTTTGTGCTGCCCACCCGTGCCAAAAACGCCCTGCCCATGCACTGCTCCGCCAACGTTGGCCTTGATGGCGACATAGCACTCTTCTTCGGCCTCTCCGGCACCGGCAAGACAACCCTCAGCGCCGACCCCAATCGCCCACTCATCGGCGACGACGAACACGCCTGGGCCGATGGCGAGGTATTCAACTTCGAGGGCGGCTGCTATGCCAAAACAATTGACCTCACCGAAGAAAAAGAACCCGATATCTACCGCGCCATCCGCCATGGGGCAATCCTTGAAAATGTCAAATTCTTCGAGGGAACACGCAAAGTGGACTACGCCGACCGAACCATCACGGAGAACACGCGCGTCTCCTACCCCATCCACCACATAGAGAATGCCGTCAGCCCGAGCCGTGCCGAAGGCGACCCCAAAAACATCTTCTTCCTCACTTGCGACGCTTATGGCATCCTCCCCCCCATCTCCCGCCTCACGCCGGAACAGGCCATGTACTACTTCATCAGTGGCTATACGGCTCGCGTGGCAGGCACAGAGGTGGGCGTGAAAGAACCCAAGTCAACCTTCTCCGCCTGTTTTGGCGCCCCGTTCCTGCCCCTCCACCCCGCCAAGTACGCCGACCTTTTGGGTAAAAAATTGCGCAAGAGCAAAGCCAAGGTCTGGCTCATCAACACCGGCTGGAGCGGCGGCGCTTATGGCGAGGGCAACCGCATCAAACTCGCCTACACCCGCGCCATGATAACGGCCGCGCTGAACGGATACCTCGACGGCGTGCACTACGAAAAGCACGAGATATTCGGCATGATGATGCCCACCTCCTGCCCGAATGTGCCATCCGAAATCCTCAACCCGCGCAACACATGGGCAAGCAAAAGCGAATACGACAAGAAAGCCAACCAATTGGCGGAAGAATTCGTGAAAAACTTTGAGAAATACGCCGACCAAGCCAAGGCGGAAATTCTCAATGCAGCGCCAAAAGTGCTGGAAAAAGCCTGA